The nucleotide sequence CATGGCCGCCACCCGCGACGCCGGCTTCGGCGACGAGGTCAAGCGCCGCATCATCCTCGGCACCTACGCGCTCTCGAGCGGCTACTACGACGCCTACTACGGCTCCGCGCAGAAGGTACGCCGCCTCATCGCGAACGACTTCGCGGCCGCCTTCGAGACCGCCGACGTCCTCGTGACGCCGACCGCGCCGACCACCGCGTTCCGCCTCGGCGACAAGCTCGACGACCCGATGTCCATGTACCTCAACGACATCGCGACGATCCCGGCCAACCTCGCCGGCATCCCGGGCCTCTCGCTGCCGAGCGGCCTCGCCGACGAGGACGGCCTCCCCGCCGGTTTCCAGGTGCTCGCGCCGGCGATGGTCGACGACCGCCTGTACTCGGTCGGCGCCGCCCTCGAGGCACGCCTGGCCGCCGCCTGGGGCGGCCCCCTGCTGGACCGCGCGCCCGACCTGACGGAGGTGTCCCGATGAGCACGACCACCGGTGAGCGCACGCTCTCGTTCGACGAGGCGCTGGCGACCTTCGACCCCGTCATGGGGCTCGAGGTGCACGTCGAGCTCGGCACGAACACGAAGATGTTCTGCGGCTGCCCGACCGAGTTCGGCGCCGAGCCGAACACGCAGGTCTGCCCGGTGTGCCTCGGCCTGCCGGGGGCCCTGCCTGTCGTCAACGCGGTCGCGGTCGAGTCGGCCATCCGGATCGGGCTGGCGCTCAACTGTTCCATCGCGGAGTGGTGCCGGTTCGCCCGGAAGAACTACTTCTACCCGGACATGCCGAAGAACTTCCAGACCTCGCAGTACGACGAGCCCATCGCCTTCGACGGCCACCTCGACGTCGAGCTCGAGGACGGGTCGACCTTCCGCGTCGAGATCGAGCGCGCGCACATGGAGGAGGACACCGGCAAGTCCCTCCACGTCGGTGGCGCGACCGGGCGCATCCACGGCGCGACGCACAGCCTCGTCGACTACAACCGCGCGGGCATCCCCCTCATCGAGATCGTCACCAAGCCGATCGTCGCCACCCGCGAGAAGGCCCCCGAGGTCGCCAAGGCGTACGTCGCGACGCTTCGCGACCTGCTCAAGGCGATGGACGTCTCCGACGTGAAGATGGAGCAGGGCTCGATGCGCTGCGACGTCAACCTCTCGCTCATGCCGCGTGACGGCGACACCTTCGGCACGCGCACCGAGACCAAGAACGTCAACTCGCTGCGCTCGGTCGAGCGGGCCGTGCGCTACGAGATCGGGCGCCACGCAGCCGTGCTCACCGACGGCGGCTCCATCACGCAGGAGACGCGGCACTGGCACGAGGACACCGGCATCACGACCTCGGGCCGCATCAAGTCCGACGCCGAGGACTACCGCTACTTCCCCGAGCCCGACCTCGTGCCGGTCGCGCCCTCGCGCGAGACCGTCGAGGCGCTGCGGGCCACGCTGCCCGAGCCGCCGGCCGAGCGCCGTCGCCGTCTGCAGACCGCGTGGGGCTACAGCGACCTCGAGATGCGTGACGTCCTCAACGCCGGGCTCGTCGGGCTCGTCGAGGAGACCGTCGCCGCGGGGGCCTCGCCGGCCGCCGCGCGCAAGTGGTGGTCCGGCGAGATCGCGCGCCGCGCCAACACCGAGGGCGAGGACGTGCCGGCCTACGCCGCCCGCCTCGGCGTCACCCCGGCGCACGTCGTCGAGCTCGAGGGGCTGGTCACCAGCGGCCGCCTCAACGACTCGATGGCCCGCCAGGCGTGGGAGGGCGTCCTCGACGGCGAGGGCACCCCGACGGCCGTCGCCGACGCCCGCGGGCTCGAGCTCGTCCAGGACACCGGGGCGCTCGAGGCGGCCGTCGACGCGGTCATCGCCGCCAACCCCGACGTCGCCGCGAAGATCCGCGACGGCAAGGTCCAGGCGGTCGGCGCGCTCATCGGGCAGGTCATGCGCGAGATGAAGGGCCAGGCCGACGCCGGCGCGGCCCGGGCGATCATCCTCGAGCGGCTCGGCCAGGCCTGAGGCCGCCCGCCGTCGCCCACCCCACACGGCGGCCGGTGGGGATGACCAGCGCGGCCGTCGGGTGCATGATCGGGGCATGACCAGCGCCGCCCGAGACCGCGTCCTCGTCCTGCTCCGGCACGCCAAGACGGAGGAGAGCAACCCGGGTGGCGACCACGAGCGGGAGCTGACCGGCCGCGGCCGCCGCGACGCGAGCGCCGCCGGCCGGTGGCTGCACGAGCACGCCATCGGCATCGACGAGGTGCTGTGCTCGACCTCCGAGCGCACCCGGCAGACGTGCGAGCTGGTCTGGGAGGCGGGCTGCCCCGAGGCCGACGTGCACCACGACCGGCGCATCTACGACGCGTCGCCCGAGGCCCTGCTCGACGTCGTCCACGAGGCCGACGACGACGCCGACGTCGTCATGGTCGTCGGGCACGCCCCCGGCATCCCGGCCCTGGCCGAGCTGCTCGCCGACGGCGAGGGCAGCGCCGAGGGGCACCGGGCGATGGCCGAGGGCTTCCCGACCTGCGCGCTGGCGGTGCTGCACTACGCCGGGCGCTGGTCCGACCTCGCCTTCGGCGACGCCGTGCTCGAGCGCTTCCACGTCGCCCGCGGCTGAGCGCCGCGCGCCCGCTCAGGGGCGCAGGTCGAGCGCCCCGGCGACGCCGGTCCAGTAGCGGACGCGGTCGGAGCGGGTCGTGCGCGTCGACGGCAGGACGCTCGTCGGGCGCGGGCGGCGGTCGTGCCAGAGCCGGCCCGGCTCCGGCGCCGGCTCGGTCGCGACCGTCCAGACGGTCGTGTCGCTGCCCGCGGCGTCCGAGCGCAGGACGGGGCGCAGCGCCTTCGAGAAGGTCGGCAGGGAGGCGTCGAGCCCCGGCGTGCGCGCCCAGCCCGGGTGCGTCGCGTGGACCGTGACACCCCGCGGGGCCCAGCGCTCGGTGAGCACCGGCAGCAGCTCGACCTGGCCGCGCTTGCTGCGGGCGTAGGCCACCGAGCCGCTGTAGGTCCCCGTCGTGTACTCGGGGTCGTCGACGGGCAGCGGCTGCGTGTACATCCCGCCGGAGGTGACGAGGACGACGCGGCCGGCGTCCTGCTCGAGCACCGGCAGGAGCAGCTCGGTCATGAGGACCGGGCCGAGGACGTGGAGGGCGAGGGTCAGCTCGTGGCCCTGCGGCGACTCGGTCCGCTCCGCCGGGAGGGCCCCGGCGTTGTGCACGAGGCCGCGCAGCGGCAGGTCGGCGGCGGCGAAGCGGCCCGCGAAGGTGCGCACGGAGTCGAGGTCGGAGACGTCGCACCGCCAGACGCGGGCGGCGTCCGGCCGCCCGACCGCCGCGGCGACCTGCGCGGCCACGCGCTCGCCCCGCTCGGTGTCGCGGACGACGAGGTGGACCGTGGCCCCGAGGGCCGCGAGGTCGAGGGCCGTGCGCCGGCCGAGGCCGGAGGTGGCGCCGGTGACGGCGACGTGCCGGCCGGCGAGGCCGCCCACGGCGGGGTCCGCGGGCCAGCCGGGCAGCCGCCGGCGCACCGCGAGCCCGAGGGCCGTGAAGCCGGGGGCGACGGTGCGGTCGAGGGCGGTGTCGAGCAGCCGGGCGGCGGCCCGGGGGAGGCCGGGGGCGTTCTCGCGCATGCCCCGGACGCTACCGGGGCAGCTCGGCCCGGGCGCGCGCCAGGGCGTCGACGAGCGTCGCCTCGACCGGGCCGGTGAGCGTCTCGGCGTAGGTGGCGGTGACGTGCGACCCCTGGCGCCAGGTGAGGACCCCGCGGTAGGTGGCCCGGCAGAGGTCGCCGGGGCACACCCACGGGTCGAGGTCGGCGAACACCGCACCGTCGATCTCGCGCGCGGTGCGCTCCAGGGCGCTCGAGGAGGGGGTGCGGCGCAGCGGCCAGGTGCAGGCCGACGGGTCGTCCTCGTGGTCGGCGACGCACTCGTAGGCGGGGTCCATCCCGTCCGGGGGGTGCGGGGTGTCCGAGAGCGCGACGACGACCGCGCCGCGGGCGACGAGGTCGCGCCAGGTCCCGGCGAGCGCCTCTCGGTAGGCCGCCCGGCTGCGGCGCCCGTCGACGACGACGCGGTCGAGGAGGGTCGTCGTGACGACGACGTCCGGGGTGGAGCGGCGCAGGCGGTCGAGCACGGCAGCCCGCCACGGCCGGCAGGTGCGGTGGGTGAGGGGCACCTCGGCCCGCGGGTCCAGCAGGGGACAGGCGCTCTTCGTGAGGACCCGCACCCGCCACCCGCGGCGCTCGCCGACGGTGGCGACGACGGCGGCCCACTGGAGCACCTTGGAGTCGCCGACGACCGCGACCTCCACCCCGCCGTCGGGGTCGCCGACGACGCACTCGGAGACCTCGGCCGAGGCGAGGACGGTGTCGCAGCCGCGGTCCTCGAGCGGGCCGAGGTCGAGCGGCGCCCCGGCCGGGGACGGCGTGAGGGCGTCGTAGAGCGCGGGCGGCGCGGCGCCGGTCAGCTCCGCCGGGACGGTGAGGACGGCCGGGGGGAACGGCGCGGCGGTGCGCTCGCCCCGGCGCGAGGCCTCGGCGTGGGCGTCCGCCGCGAGGGCGAGACCGAGGACCACCCCGACCACGGTGATGGTTGCGCCGGTCGCGAGGGCCACGCCCGTGCGCCCGGCCAGCACCCCGCGACGGACCGGGTCCTCGACGAGGTGGAAGGACGCGAGGGCGAGCAGCACCGTGGCGGCCAGGACGCCGACGCGCACCCCGAGGCCGTCGCCGAGCCCCACCCAGCCGGAGACCACGAGCAGGGGCCAGTGCCAGAGGTAGAGCGAGTACGAGAGGGCCCCGACGCGGACGGCGGGCCCGAGGCCGAGGAGGCGCTCGGGGCCGCGCCGGCCGGCCGCGAAGCCCGCGACGACGACGGCCGCCGTGGCGAGCACGGGCGCCAGGGCCGCGGAGCCGGGCCAGGCCGTCCCTGCACCGACGAGGACCGCGGTGGCGCCGAGCACCGCGAGACCGGCCCAGCCCACGACGGCCGCCACCGCCGGGCGCAGGCGCGACCAGCGGCCCGCGCCGAGCGCGACGAGGGCGCCGACCCCCATCTCCCACAGGCGGGTCGGCGTGACGAAGAAGGCCTCCTCGGGGGCGCGGGCGGTGTACCAGAGCGACAGGGCGAGGCTCGGGAGGACGACGAGCCCGCCGAGGCCCAGCGCGAGGTGCCGCCGGCCCGGCCGGACCCCGCGGCGGGTGCCGACCCACAGCAGCGCGACGAGCAGCAGGGGCCAGACGAGGTAGAACTGCTCCTCGACCGAGAGCGACCAGAAGTGCAGGACGGGGGAGGGGCCGAGGTCCTCGGCGAGGTAGTCGACCGAGCGGGCCGAGAACACCCAGTTGACGACGTAGCCCGCCGCCCCCGCCACGTCGGAGCCGACGACCATCCGCTCGGTGCGCGGGGCGAGGAACCAGGCGGCGAGCGTCGTCAGCCCGAGGACGATGCCGGCGGCGGGCAGCAGGCGGCGGGCCCGGCGCGCGTAGAACCGGCGCAGCGACAGGCGGCCGGTGGCCTCGACCTCGCGGACCAGGCCCGTGGTGATGACGAAGCCGCTGACGACGAAGAAGACGTCGACCCCGACGAAGCCCCCGGAGGGCCCGCCGAGGAGGTGGTAGGCGAGGACGAGGCCGACGGCGACGGTGCGCAGGCCCTCGACGTCGCGGCGCAGGCCCGGGCGTGCGGTCGCGTCGGCGTCCCTCCGGGTGGCCTCGGCCACGGTCCCCGACGTCCGCACCGGCCCACCGTAGCGACGGGTGGCGCCGGGGGAGCGGCGCCGCGCGCCGACCGGCTCAGGTGAGCGAGCGCATCGCGGCGATGGCGCCGCGCAGGTAGCGCTCGACGACCTCGCGCTCGGCGGGGCTGAGCGCGGCGTCGGTGCGCGCGAGGCCCTCGAACATCGGGGCGAGGTGGCGGACGGCCTCGCGGCGCCCGGACTCGGTGATGACGACCTCGGTGCGGCGGCCGTCGTCGGGGTGGCGGCGGCGCTCGGCGTGCCCGCGGGCCACGAGGC is from Arthrobacter sp. NEB 688 and encodes:
- the gatB gene encoding Asp-tRNA(Asn)/Glu-tRNA(Gln) amidotransferase subunit GatB, whose amino-acid sequence is MSTTTGERTLSFDEALATFDPVMGLEVHVELGTNTKMFCGCPTEFGAEPNTQVCPVCLGLPGALPVVNAVAVESAIRIGLALNCSIAEWCRFARKNYFYPDMPKNFQTSQYDEPIAFDGHLDVELEDGSTFRVEIERAHMEEDTGKSLHVGGATGRIHGATHSLVDYNRAGIPLIEIVTKPIVATREKAPEVAKAYVATLRDLLKAMDVSDVKMEQGSMRCDVNLSLMPRDGDTFGTRTETKNVNSLRSVERAVRYEIGRHAAVLTDGGSITQETRHWHEDTGITTSGRIKSDAEDYRYFPEPDLVPVAPSRETVEALRATLPEPPAERRRRLQTAWGYSDLEMRDVLNAGLVGLVEETVAAGASPAAARKWWSGEIARRANTEGEDVPAYAARLGVTPAHVVELEGLVTSGRLNDSMARQAWEGVLDGEGTPTAVADARGLELVQDTGALEAAVDAVIAANPDVAAKIRDGKVQAVGALIGQVMREMKGQADAGAARAIILERLGQA
- a CDS encoding histidine phosphatase family protein, whose product is MTSAARDRVLVLLRHAKTEESNPGGDHERELTGRGRRDASAAGRWLHEHAIGIDEVLCSTSERTRQTCELVWEAGCPEADVHHDRRIYDASPEALLDVVHEADDDADVVMVVGHAPGIPALAELLADGEGSAEGHRAMAEGFPTCALAVLHYAGRWSDLAFGDAVLERFHVARG
- a CDS encoding SDR family NAD(P)-dependent oxidoreductase encodes the protein MRENAPGLPRAAARLLDTALDRTVAPGFTALGLAVRRRLPGWPADPAVGGLAGRHVAVTGATSGLGRRTALDLAALGATVHLVVRDTERGERVAAQVAAAVGRPDAARVWRCDVSDLDSVRTFAGRFAAADLPLRGLVHNAGALPAERTESPQGHELTLALHVLGPVLMTELLLPVLEQDAGRVVLVTSGGMYTQPLPVDDPEYTTGTYSGSVAYARSKRGQVELLPVLTERWAPRGVTVHATHPGWARTPGLDASLPTFSKALRPVLRSDAAGSDTTVWTVATEPAPEPGRLWHDRRPRPTSVLPSTRTTRSDRVRYWTGVAGALDLRP
- a CDS encoding acyltransferase family protein; the protein is MRTSGTVAEATRRDADATARPGLRRDVEGLRTVAVGLVLAYHLLGGPSGGFVGVDVFFVVSGFVITTGLVREVEATGRLSLRRFYARRARRLLPAAGIVLGLTTLAAWFLAPRTERMVVGSDVAGAAGYVVNWVFSARSVDYLAEDLGPSPVLHFWSLSVEEQFYLVWPLLLVALLWVGTRRGVRPGRRHLALGLGGLVVLPSLALSLWYTARAPEEAFFVTPTRLWEMGVGALVALGAGRWSRLRPAVAAVVGWAGLAVLGATAVLVGAGTAWPGSAALAPVLATAAVVVAGFAAGRRGPERLLGLGPAVRVGALSYSLYLWHWPLLVVSGWVGLGDGLGVRVGVLAATVLLALASFHLVEDPVRRGVLAGRTGVALATGATITVVGVVLGLALAADAHAEASRRGERTAAPFPPAVLTVPAELTGAAPPALYDALTPSPAGAPLDLGPLEDRGCDTVLASAEVSECVVGDPDGGVEVAVVGDSKVLQWAAVVATVGERRGWRVRVLTKSACPLLDPRAEVPLTHRTCRPWRAAVLDRLRRSTPDVVVTTTLLDRVVVDGRRSRAAYREALAGTWRDLVARGAVVVALSDTPHPPDGMDPAYECVADHEDDPSACTWPLRRTPSSSALERTAREIDGAVFADLDPWVCPGDLCRATYRGVLTWRQGSHVTATYAETLTGPVEATLVDALARARAELPR